In Coregonus clupeaformis isolate EN_2021a chromosome 7, ASM2061545v1, whole genome shotgun sequence, one genomic interval encodes:
- the LOC121570468 gene encoding C-C motif chemokine 20-like, translating into MLGCRVCVLSVLSSLLILTLIPSTQSARCCLKYTRRPLPCRMLKDYTYQTITSSCDIHAVVFHTRRDKFVCADPSQDWIQRVQRCLLKRQERKSKLKKSI; encoded by the exons ATGCTGGGCTGTAGagtgtgtgtcctgtctgtgctgtcatctctcctcatcctcacccTCATCCCCTCCACACAATCAG cacGTTGCTGTCTGAAGTACACTCGGCGTCCATTGCCATGCCGAATGCTGAAAGACTACACCTACCAGACCATTACCTCCTCCTGTGACATCCACGCTGTCGT CTTCCACACTCGGAGGGACAAGTTTGTGTGTGCCGATCCCTCTCAAGACTGGATCCAGAGGGTACAACGCTGTCTGCT cAAGCGTCAGGAGAGGAAATCTAAACTGAAGAAAAGTATCTGA
- the LOC121569276 gene encoding transferrin receptor protein 1, whose protein sequence is MAATINQARSALSRMFNSERYSRFTLQSYEERDGGSHVEVKLSDDVDDHTPSEQAGQPGGSPSYRPRPQQNYRNVCYLALGTLFIFIIGYLIGYVSHRSPRQEPITCDSEQEVGVAEEAVVESSLSWNDITSLLAQRLTPDAFNSRLSDVEQPDHEAGSSGDGLLGNHVFDSFKSLEMEPWTDVHYVQLQTPNSEKPNRVLIGQEELCQPKGYLAYSATGKAQGKAVYGNYGRQEDLVLLQSLKVELNGTVILLRATGQISLAQQVANVAALGVSAVLIFLDPKDYKLQPSTELYGHVHLGSGDPYTPGFPSFNHTQFPPTQSSGLPTVLAQSITAATAAKILTRIGGPESPLSFKGELDNVKYTVGGASSDDVTVEVNSVLQDTEIHNVFGVIKGFTEPDRYVVLGAQRDAWGPGYAKATVGTTLLLELARAVSEMVHTDGFRPRRSLVFASLSAGEYGSVGATEWLEGYLSSLDRRAFTYISLDGVVTGHGDFKASASPLLYSLLESTMKEVKNPIGVGESGKSLYEKVSGVNFEEAVFEPMQMEDSAYPFLAFSGIPSLSFRFISQGSEAYPYYGTSLDNKDHLGYATAHRLSSLATGAGLVAGQLALRLVHDHVLRLDVQRYKNVLRQSVVKINQRLKQATRDGSAEGLSARWLVMALGSYSRAAADLNTDLLNTDLTDTLACHDINDRIMRVEHNLLSPYVSPKEVPFRHLLYGCGSHTLAALLEGEDREALRTQLALATWTLQGCANALSGDIWDIDNQI, encoded by the exons ATGGCAGCAACTATCAATCAAGCAAGGTCGGCACTTTCCAGAATG tttaACAGTGAGCGGTACAGCCGCTTCACTCTGCAGTCGTacgaagagagagatggagggagccaTGTGGAGGTGAAGCTGTCTGATGATGTAGATGACCACACCCCCTCTGAGCAGGCGGGCCAACCAGGGGGCTCTCCCTCATACAGGCCCCGCCCCCAGCAAAACTACCGCAACGTGTGTTACCTGGCTCTCGGAAccctcttcatcttcatcattg GTTATCTGATTGGCTATGTGAGCCACCGCTCTCCCCGCCAGGAGCCGATCACTTGTGATTCTGAGCAGGAAGTGGGCGTGGCTGAAGAGGCTGTAGTAGAATCCTCTCTATCCTGGAATGACATCACCAGCTTGCTGGCACAGAGACTGACTCCTGACGCCTTCAACAGCAGACTGAG tgatgtTGAACAGCCAGATCACGAGGCAGGGAGCAGTGGAGACGGCCTTCTGGGAAATCATGTGTTTGACAGCTTTAAGAGTCTGGAGATGGAGCCCTGGACTGATGTACACTATGTCCAACTACAGACAcccaacag TGAGAAGCCAAACCGTGTTCTGATTGGCCAAGAAGAGCTGTGCCAGCCTAAGGGCTATCTGGCCTATAGCGCCACAGGAAAAGCTCAG ggCAAGGCAGTGTATGGTAACTATGGGAGACAGGAGGACTTGGTGCTGCTACAGAGTCTGAAGGTTGAGCTGAACGGCACCGTGATTCTACTGAGAGCTACAGGACAGATCAGCCTGgcacagcag GTGGCTAATGTAGCAGCGTTGGGAGTATCTGCTGTGTTGATTTTCCTCGACCCTAAAGACTACAAGTTACAACCAAGTACTGAACTATACGGACAT GTCCATCTAGGTTCTGGAGACCCCTATACTCCAGGGTTCCCCTCCTTCAACCACACCCAGTTCCCTCCCACCCAGTCCTCTGGTCTGCCCACTGTACTGGCCCAAAGCATTACTGCTGCCACTGCTGCCAAGATACTAAC GCGTATAGGTGGGCCTGAGTCCCCTCTCAGTTTTAAAGGCGAACTGGACAATGTGAAGTACACCGTGGGAGGGGCCAGTAGTGATGATGTCACAGTGGAGGTGAACAGCGTGTTGCAGGACACAGAGATCCACAACGTCTTTGGAGTCATCAAGGGCTTCACTGAGCCAG ATCGATACGTGGTACTGGGGGCTCAGAGGGATGCGTGGGGTCCAGGCTACGCTAAAGCTACTGTCGGGACCACACTGCTGCTGGAGCTGGCTAGAGCTGTGTCTGAGATGgtacacacag atggtttCCGTCCCAGGAGGAGTCTGGTGTTTGCCAGTTTGAGTGCAGGAGAGTACGGCAGTGTTGGAGCTACAGAGTGGCTGGAG GGTTACCTCTCCTCTCTGGACAGAAGAGCTTTCACCTACATCAGTCTGGACGGAGTTGTCACTG GCCATGGTGATTTTAAAGCGTCTGCCAGTCCCCTGCTCTACAGCCTTCTGGAAAGCACTATGAAGGAGGTGAAGAATCCCATTGGTGTCGGCGAGTCTGGGAAGTCTCTGTATGAAAAGGTGTCTGGAGTCAACTTTGAGGAGGCAGT GTTTGAGCCCATGCAGATGGAAGACTCTGCATATCCCTTCCTGGCCTTCTCTggaatcccctctctctccttccgctTCATCTCTCAGGGc TCTGAGGCCTACCCGTACTACGGCACCTCTCTTGACAACAAGGATCACCTTGGTTACGCCACCGCCCATCGCCTTAGTTCCCTAGCCACTGGGGCGGGATTGGTCGCAGGTCAGCTGGCGTTACGATTGGTCCACGACCACGTGCTGCGTCTGGACGTGCAACGCTACAAGAATGTTCTCAGGCAGTCGGTGGTCAAGATCAACCAGCGCCTCAAACAAGCCACCCGG GATGGTTCTGCCGAGGGTCTGTCAGCCCGTTGGCTTGTCATGGCCTTGGGGTCCTACAGTAGAGCTGCTGCTGACCTCAACACTGACCTACTCAACACCGATCTCACTGACACACTGGCCTGCCACGACATCAACGACCGCATCAtgagg GTGGAGCACAACCTCCTTTCTCCGTATGTCTCCCCCAAGGAGGTTCCATTCCGCCACCTGCTGTATGGCTGTGGTTCCCACACCCTGGCAGCCCTGTTggagggggaggacagagaggcGCTGCGGACCCAGCTGGCCCTGGCCACCTGGACACTGCAGGGCTGTGCCAATGCTCTCTCTGGAGACATCTGGGACATCGACAACCAgatctaa